One window of the Xiphophorus couchianus chromosome 12, X_couchianus-1.0, whole genome shotgun sequence genome contains the following:
- the prr16 gene encoding protein Largen, with amino-acid sequence MSGTPHAEAEGVVSKVKVKKEIKTIVENLETILGDLKDVAKELKEVVHDIDTLTGDLQLEEDGLTDSSKTDTLNSSSSSTTTTTTASSLEKMKLFPEDCIFKTQVPMSPVPIHQPGVLTVLKKPHPPLPPPRHTTLRTEEHNIKNLPHPTLVLSGNISKANGSLLRNGGVFPLKPNKDLFSSTPCFISGESEMQESGLVPTLPRPMPLLRHEKNKCPKAPGREHRERERVRFSEKVQYHGYCPDCDMQYDVDDAELHLQAELSDLRLSPVHCCSSSPPLHPLPHPLMLENGGLSVSHSFPPTTHTPPPCVPPHTPSLKPHKTILRKTTTTTV; translated from the exons ATGTCAGGGACACCACATGCGGAGGCTGAAGGAGTAGTCTccaaagtaaaagtgaaaaaggaGATCAAGACCATCGTGGAGAATTTGGAAACCATCCTGGGAGACCTTAAGGATGTGGCAAAGGAGCTCAAAGag GTTGTTCACGACATCGACACCCTGACTGGAGACCTTCAGTTGGAGGAGGACGGACTGACCGACAGCTCGAAGACCGACACGCTCAACTCCAGCTCGAGCTCCACCACTACCACCACAACCGCGTCCAGCCTGGAGAAGATGAAGCTCTTCCCCGAGGACTGCATCTTCAAGACACAGGTGCCCATGAGTCCGGTACCCATCCATCAACCTGGAGTTCTGACGGTGCTCAAGAAGCCACACCCGCCGCTGCCACCGCCGAGACACACTACACTGAGAACGGAGGAACACAACATCAAGAACCTGCCTCATCCGACTTTGGTCTTATCAGGGAATATATCCAAGGCTAATGGGTCTTTGTTGAGGAACGGTGGCGTTTTCCCACTGAAACCAAATAAGGATTTATTCTCCTCCACTCCATGCTTCATTTCAGGAGAGAGCGAAATGCAGGAATCTGGTCTGGTTCCTACGCTGCCCAGGCCAATGCCGCTTCTCCGgcatgagaaaaacaaatgccCCAAGGCTCCAGGCAGGGAGCACCGGGAGAGAGAGCGGGTCCGTTTCAGCGAGAAAGTCCAGTATCACGGCTACTGCCCAGACTGTGATATGCAGTACGACGTAGACGACGCAGAACTCCACTTACAGGCCGAGCTGAGCGACTTACGGCTCAGCCCGGTTCACTGCTGCTCTTCTtcccctcctcttcatcctctccCTCATCCACTGATGTTGGAAAATGGAGGGCTCTCAGTCAGCCACAGTTTCCCTCCAACGACACACACTCCACCACCTTGTGTGCCTCCTCACACACCTTCCCTAAAGCCCCATAAAACAATCCTACGCAAAACAACCACCACCACAGTTTGA